The following proteins come from a genomic window of Leopardus geoffroyi isolate Oge1 chromosome A3, O.geoffroyi_Oge1_pat1.0, whole genome shotgun sequence:
- the CIAO1 gene encoding probable cytosolic iron-sulfur protein assembly protein CIAO1 — MKDSLVLLARVPAHPDSRCWFLAWNPAGTLLASCGGDRRVRIWGTEGDSWICKSVLSEGHQRTVRKVAWSPCGNYLASASFDATTCIWKKNQDDFECVTTLEGHENEVKSVAWAPSGNLLATCSRDKSVWVWEVDEEDEYECVSVLNSHTQDVKHVVWHPSQELLASASYDDTVKLYREEEDDWVCYATLEGHESTVWSLAFDPSGQRLASCSDDRTVRIWRQYLPNNEQGVACSGSDPSWKCICTLSGFHSRTIYDVAWCQLTGALATACGDDAIRVFEEDPSSDPQQPTFSLTAHLPQAHSQDVNCVAWNPKEQGLLASCSDDGEVAFWKYQRPEGI; from the exons ATGAAGGACTCGCTGGTGCTGCTGGCCCGCGTCCCGGCACACCCGGACTCCCGCTGCTGGTTCTTGGCCTGGAACCCCGCGGGAACCTTGCTGGCGTCGTGCGGTGGTGACCGTAGAGTCCGCATCTGGGGAACAGAAG GTGACAGCTGGATCTGCAAATCTGTCCTTTCCGAAGGCCACCAGCGCACTGTGCGGAAGGTGGCCTGGTCTCCCTGTGGCAATTACCTAGCCTCTGCCAGTTTCGATGCTACCACGTGCATTTGGAAAAAGAACCAGGACGACTTTGAG TGTGTAACGACTCTGGAGGGCCATGAAAATGAGGTCAAGTCAGTGGCCTGGGCTCCTTCTGGCAACCTCCTTGCCACCTGCAGCCGAGATAAGAGTGTGTGGGTCTGGGAAG TTGATGAAGAAGATGAGTATGAATGTGTCAGTGTCCTCAACTCTCATACACAGGATGTCAAGCATGTGGTTTGGCACCCAAGCCAAGAG ctgTTAGCCTCTGCCAGCTATGATGACACAGTGAAGCTCTACCGGGAGGAAGAGGATGATTGGGTATGCTATGCCACCCTTGAAGGCCATGAATCCACGGTGTGGAGCTTAGCCTTTGACCCCAGTGGCCAGCGCCTGGCGTCTTGCAGTGATGACCGTACTGTGCGTATCTGGCGCCAGTATCTACCAAACAACGAGCAAG GGGTGGCATGCAGCGGCTCTGACCCCAGCTGGAAATGTATCTGCACTTTGTCAGGCTTCCACTCCAGGACCATTTACGACGTTGCTTG GTGTCAGCTGACAGGGGCCCTGGCCACAGCTTGTGGGGATGATGCCATCCGTGTGTTTGAGGAGGATCCCAGCTCAGATCCACAGCAGCCCACCTTCTCCCTGACAGCCCACTTGCCTCAGGCCCACTCCCAGGATGTCAATTGTGTGGCCTGGAACCCTAAGGAGCAGGGGCTCCTGGCCTCCTGCAGTGACGACGGAGAGGTGGCCTTCTGGAAGTACCAGCGACCAGAAGGCATCTGA